Genomic DNA from bacterium:
GCGCAGCCAGTCCAGCTTAGCCAGATGCGGGGCCAGGACCGCGGCCCGCAGGCGGCTGGGGACGGCCGCGGGCGCCAGGTCCGCCCTGCGTCCGGCCAGCTCCTCGACCAGTCCGGCCGGGGTCGTGATCGCCGGCAACAGCAGTCCATCGCGTCCGCTCGTCTCCAGCAGCGCGTGTCGCAGCGAGCCGCAGGCGCGCGACGAGGGCAGCAGCACCAGGGCATGCGGCAGGCGTTCGCCGCAGATGTCCAGCAGGCGTGCGGCCAGACCCGGGAGAAACGGGGAGTCGAAGGGAATCGTGTGGCGTGTGAACATGATCGGATCATCCTAACGCGATGCAGTCGGCCGGGCAAAGGAAACCGCCCCCCGGCCGGTCCGGGGGGCGGTCCGTACTCCCGGGCGGTGCCGTTGCCTGCGGCTACCGCTCCAGCAGCTTCTGGCTCTCGATAACGCGCTTGATCGTCTCCGCGTTGAGCACCTTGAACTCCACGCGGCGGTTGCGGGCGCGTCCCTCGGCCGTGGCGTTGTCGGCCACGGGCAGCGACTCGCCGTAACCGAACACCGTGTACTGGCCGGAGTCGATGTCCGGGAACCTGGCGCTCATGTAGTCGAGAACCGCCCGGGCGCGCTTCTCGGACAGCTCCTGGTTCAGCTTCTCGGAGCCCTGGGCGTCGGTATGTCCGCCGATCTCCACGCGCAGCTCGGGCCAGTTGATCAGCGTCTCGCCGATCTTGTCCAGCTCGCCGAAGCTCTGGACCTTCAGCTCGTCGGAGCCGGACTCGAACGTGACCAGGGAAGTGCGGATCATGCCGGTGTCGAGCAGCTCGGTCTCGGTCGCGGTGATGGCGATGGGGCAACCGGACGCGTCCGCCTGCAGGTGCGAGGGCGTGTCGGGGCACTGGTCGAGCCCGTCGAGGACGCCGTCGCCGTCGCTGTCGGACGGGCAGCCAGAGCCGTCGATGGTGGCGCCGGCGGGCGTGTCGGGGCAGCGGTCGAGCCCGTCGAGGACGCCGTCGCCGTCGCTGTCGGACGGGCAGCCGGAGCCGTCGATGGTGGCGCCGGCGGGCGTGTCGGAGCAGCGGTCGAGCCCGTCGAGGACGCCGTCACCGTCACTGTCGTTCGGGCAACCCGCGGCATCGACGATGGCGCCGGCCGGCGTGCCGGGACACAAGTCCTCGCGGTCGCGCACGCCGTCGAAGTCGGAGTCCTTGCTGCCGCGGCCGAAGCCGAACTGCAGACCGGCGGTCGCGACGAGGTTGTGGGTCGTCTCGCCGCCGTTGCCGAAGTCCGTCATCAGGTCGCTCATCACGTCGCGCACCTCGAGGCGCAGGTCGCGCCGATTGACGTTGTCGCCGCCGAGGCGGAGCTTGAGGCCCGCGCCGGCCTCCCAGCCGTTGAGCTTGGCCTCGCCGTCGCCGAGCCAGCCGCCCTTGGTGTTGAGCTGGGCCCAGCCGCCGGTCAGATAGGGATTGATGCCCGCGCGGGGCATCAGGTTCAGGACCAGGTCCATGCCGGTGTGGTGGATCTTGGTCTCGGCCGCGTCCGGCACGCGCATGGTCTTGGTGAAACCGTAGGTGCCTTCCACGCCCAGCCAGGGGACGAAGAGGATGGCGGCGCGGGCGCCGTAGATCAGGTCGTCTTCGAGGCCGATGTCGTCGGACCAGATCGTGGTGCCGCCGTAGGGGCTGAGGGTGAAGAGGGAATAGTCTCCCCAGTCCTCGTCGGCGCGGGCCGACGGCGACACGAGCAGCAGCATCACCGCCAGCAGCACGAACCTGTCGAGAGTGGGTTTCATGGTCGAAGCCTCCTGTTTTTCCTGTTTGCCAAGCGCGAAAAGCGTGTCCGGACGCGCGCCGGGGCGTATGCCACCTATGGCTTTACGTCATCGATCCTTCTGACCCGTCGAGTTCCGGAAAGTCACAGGCGGCTATCTCAAGGTGTCCATACTTGTCCGGTTGCACGACCGCGGCGATGTGCCCGATACTCCCACGTGACTTCTCCGCTCGGGCCGTGTCGATAATACCGGAAGTATAGGGGAGACGCTTCGGATGACAAGCGATGAAAAGCTCGTCGTCGCCGCCCAGGAGGCGCCGGAAGGCGACACGCGCGCGTTCGACGCGCTCGTGGTTCGACATCAGGAGCGCGTCCTGGCGAACTGTCGCTATCTGAGCGGTTCCGCCGACGATGCGCACGATCTGGCCCAGGAAGTCTTCGTCAAGGCCTTCTTCGGCCTGGAGCGGTTCCAGGGGCGCTCGCAGTTCGGCTCGTGGGTGCAGAGGATCAAGGTGAACCACTGTCTGAACCACCTGCGCAAGCGCAAGGGGAAGTCGTTCCTGGAGCTGGACGATCCTACCCTCTGCAGCGCGGTCGAGCTCCAGTCGCACGCCTCGACCGAGCGCGACGTCGGCCACCGCGACATGCGCGACAGGATCCGCACGGTGCTGGATGCGATGCCCGACACCTTGCGCGTCCCGTTGATAATGTGCGACCTGGACGGGTTTTCGTATCAGGAGATCGCGGACTCCCTGGAGCTGGGCCTGTCCGCCGTGAAGATGCGGATCAAGCGCGCACGCGAGGAATTCCGCCGCCTCTACCGAGAATGAGGGCAGGGAATTGAACAGCGACGACGAGCGCCACCATCCCGACCGGGACATCGAGACCGGCGAGGCCATCGCCGAACTGGCCGCGCTGCGCGAGGTGCCGGCTGCGGGCTTCGCGGACCAGATTCGCCACAGCATCCAGCGGCGCCTGTTCGCCGCGCAGGCGGCGGATTTCTCCTTGCACGTGTTCCTGCAGATCATGTTCGAATACCTATCGGCGGCCCTGGACGCCTTCCGCGGGCCGCAGCCGCCGCAACACCGGGAGTAACCGATGGACACCGGATTTTCGCTGAAGACCGCGGCGACGGACGTGCTGAGCAACCTGGCCTCGGCCATCGCCGAGTTCGTGCCGCGCGCCTTCACCGGCCTGGTGGTCGTGCTGCTGGGCATCCTGCTGGCCAAGCTCGCCGAGAAGGCCATCCGCACCGCGTTCGACAAGTTCCGCCTGGACGAGCTTCTCGGGAGGGTCGGCCTCACGGACATCCTGGGCCGGCTGGGGCTGCGCAGGCCGCCCGGTCAGATCCTGGCGCGCCTGGTGTACTGGATGCTCGTGCTGCTGTTCACCCAGAGCGCCGCGCAGGCGGTCGGGTTGACGGTCGTCGCAGAGGCCATCGCAGCCTTCTTCTCGTACACCCCCAACATCATCGCCGCCGCGCTCGTGCTGTTGGTCGGCATGATGGTATCGCGCTTCGTGGGCGAGGCCATCACGCGCGCCGCCGCCGATTCCGGCGTTGAGTTCGCGCCGACCCTGGGCCGCGCCGCCTCGGCGCTGATCTTCTTCGTGGTGGCGGTGATGGCTGTTTCCCAGCTCCGTATCGACACGGAGCTGGTCAAGTCGGTGGTCCTGGTGCTGCTGAGCGGCATGGCCGTGGCGCTGGCCCTCACCTTCGGCCTGGGCACCCGCGACGTCACGCGCAACATCGTGGCCGGATATTACGTCAGGAAGCTCTTTCGGGTCGGCGAAACGGTGAACGTCGCCGGCGAGAGCGGCACACTGACGGGCGTCACCTCCCTGCAGACGCTGATCGAACGCGACGGCGAGATCGCGGCCGTGCCCAACAAGGTGTTCCTGGAGGAGGTCGCCCGGCGCTAGTCCGGGTCATTCGAGAAGGCTGGCAACACATTTCCGCTCGATCGCTGCGCCGGACATTGTTCCGGCGCTTTTTCTCGATAAATCGATCAAGTCACCCCCCGGAAGTGCCGATCCCAGGATTGGATCGACCGCGACGTGAAGCCGGGCGCCCCCTGAGGAGACGCATTGGTGGGCAAGGGTACGGACTTGTTGACACGCGACACGCACGGCGCCGCCGGCCTGCCCTCGGACGCCGCGGCCTGGTTCGCGTCCGTACGGGGAATGGACCCGGAGGACGCCGCGCGCGCCCTGCGCGTACACGAGGATCTCGACGTCTCCGACCTGAACATGGCCCAGCACGAGATCGTCTGGGTGGTCGATCTCGAGACCCGCCGGCTGCGCAGCCTGTCCGCCTCCGCCGAGAGCGTCTACGGAAGATCCTACGCCGAACTCCTGGCTTATCCGGGCCTGATGTGGGAGGCGGTCCACGCCGAGGATCGCGGCGAGCTCGCCGAGTTCTTCGCGGTCTGCGCGGTCGAACGCGCGTGCGTCCGCTACTTCCGCGTCACGCGGCCCGACGGCGAGATCCGGCACCTGTCCGAGCGCGCCGTCCTGGTGCGCGACGAGCACGGCAGGCCCGTCCGCGCCAAGGGCATGCAGATCGATGTGACCGACGAACAACGCCTCACCGACACCCTCGACCTGTTCCGCTTCTCGATCGACAAGGCCCAGGACGCCGTCTTCATCATGGACACCGACTTCCGCTTCCTGGAGGTCAACGAGGCCGCCTGCCGCTCCCTGGGCTACGACAAGAGGGAACTGGTCGGCATGAAGGTCCCGGAAGTCGATGTGGACTTCCCCCCGGCGGCGCTCGCCGAGGTGTTGAGCCGCCTGCGTGGCGAGGGCAGCGTGTTGATCGACGGGCGGCACAAGCGCCAGGACGGCCTGGTATTCCCCGTCGAGATCGCGGCGAACCTTTTCGAGATCAGCGGCCGGGAGTTCGTCTGTGTCTTCGCCCGGGATATCTCCAAGCGGAAGGCCGCCGAGGTGGAGCGCCGCGAACGTATCGCCCGGCTGCAGCGGCAGAAGGAGGCCTTCGAGAGGCTGTCCGGCGACAACGGCGTGCACGACGGCGATCGCCGCAGTGCCCTGAAGATCATCTGCGAAACCGGGGCCCGGACCCTGGAGGTCGAGCGGACGAGCGTCTGGCTCCTCGACGATGCGCAGGAAACCCTGCGCTGCGAGAACCTCTACGAGCGCACGTCGGGCGATCACCTGGACAACATCGTCCTCGATGCCCGGCAATTCCCGGCCTACTTCGCCGCCATCAGAAGCGCACACCTGGTGGACGCCCATGCGGCCAGGACCGATCCGCGCACCAGCGAATTCGCCGAGGGCTACCTCGAGCCGCTGGGGATCACGTCGATGCTCGACGTCTCGATCCGCATGTCGGGACGCCTCGTGGGGGTCGTCTGCTTCGAGCACGTGGGGCCGTCGCGCACCTGGACCTCGGAAGAGGCCGCCTTCGCGGGCACCATCGCCGAGCACGTGGCGCATCTGATGGAGCGCTGCGAACGGCAACGGCGCGAGGCGGAACTCGGCGAGGAGCGCCGCAGGCTCAAGACCCTGATCGCCAGCCTGCCGGGCATGGCCTTCCGCATCCGGAAGGCCGACGATTGGCCCGTGGAGTTCATCAGCGACGGCAGCACGGAGCTGACCGGCTGGACGCCCTACGATCTGCTCGGAAACCGGAACGTGCGGCACATCGACGTGGTGCATCCCGACGACCAGAAGATGGTGTGGGAGACCATGGACGACGCCCTGCGCAACCACCATGCGTACGAGGTCGAGTACCGGATCATAACGAAGCAGGGCGAGGAGAAATGGGTCTGGGAGAAGGGCCAGGGCGTCTACGACGCGAGCGGCGAACTGATGGCCGCCGAAGGATTCGTGACCGACATCTCGGGGCGCATCAGGGCCGAGCAGGCCATGCGGGACAGCGAGTTCCGCCACCGTGAGCTGTTCAACAACATGCGCTCCGGCGTGGCGGTCTTCGAGACCGACGACGGCGTCGACTTCCGCTGCACGGACCTGAACAAGGCCGGGGAGCGCATCGACGGCCTGAACAAATCCGACATCCTCGCCGGTGATGCCCGCGAGGTCTTCCCGGGGTTCGAGAAGTGCGGTCTGCTGGATGTCATTAAATGTGTCTGGAGCTCCGGTGAGCCCGAGCGCGTGGAAGCTTTCGTCAACCGCGACGACTGGGGCGAGAGCTGGCGGGAGGCCTACGTCTACAAGCTGCCCAGCGGCGAGATCATCCTGGTCTACGAGGACGTGACCGAGAACATGAAGCGCCAGGCGGACCTGCGCCTGAAACAGTTTTCCATCAACCAGTCCAGCGACGCGGTCTTCTGGATCGCGCGGGACGGCACATTCATCGACGTCAACAAGACGGCCTGCAGCAACTACGGATACAACCGCGAAGAACTGCTGCGCCTGGGCGTCTTCGATCTCACCGACGAGTACACGTCCGAGAGCTGGGAACGGAGATGCCAGGAGGTGCGCAAGATCGGCTTCCAGCGCAAGGAGGGGTGGCACAGGGACAAGGACGGCAAGCGGTTCCCGGTGGATATCTCCATCAACCACCTGGAGTTCGAGGGCCACGAATACTACTGCGCCCTGGTGCGCGACATCACCGCGCGCAAGGCGGCGGAAGAGCACATCAATCGCCTCAACCAGTCCCTGGAGAAGAGGGTGGAGGAGCGGACGACGGAGTTGCGCGACAGCCGCGAGAAGTACCGTCTGCTGATCGAGAGCCTGCGCGAGAAGTATATCTTCTACTCCCTCGCGCCAGACGGCACCTTCGCCTACATCAGCCCGTCGGTGACGAACGTGCTCGGTCACGAGATCGCCGATCTTCAGGATTACCGCTCGCTCTTCACGGCCAACGAAGCGCTCCGGCGCGAGGTGGAGGGCACGACCCGGCTCAGTCTGCAGGGACTCGAACAACCGCCCTTCGAGGTCGAGATCAGGCACCGGGACGGCAGTCTGAGGATGCTGGACGTCATGCAGGTGCCGGTCTGCGACGGGCACGGGAACGTGCTCTCCGTCGAGGGCATCGCCCACGACATCACAGAGAGCAGGCGCGCCCAGGAGATGATCCGCGACCAGCAGGACCAGCTGCTCGAGTCGGAGAAGATGGCGGCCCTGGGCAGCCTGGTCGCGGGCGTCGCCCACGAGATCAACACGCCGGTGGGCATCGGCGTCACGGCGGCCTCCCATCTCCAGGAGAAGATCGAGCACTATCGCGGGCTCTACGAGTCCGCCAAGCTGCGCCGGTCCGAATTCGAGACCTTCCTGCGGGAAAGTGGCGATTCCGCCCGCATGATCCTGTCGAATCTCGACAAGGCCGCGCAGCTGATCCAGGGCTTCAAGGGCGTCGCCGTGGACCAGACCGGCGAGGGCCGGCGACTGTTCGACCTGAAGCAGTACCTGGACGAGGTCCTGCTCAGCCTCCGTCCCGAGTTCAAGCGGACCGGCCATACGGTGACCCTGTCCTGCGACGAGGGCATCATGGTGGACAGCTATCCCGGCGCGGTATCCCACACCATCACGAACCTGGTCATGAACTCCCTGATCCACGGCTTCCAGGACCGGGAGCACGGCGAGATCAGGATCGAGGCCGGCTCCGCGGGCGAGAACGTCACCATCGTCTACAGCGACAACGGCGTCGGCATGACCAAGGAGATCCGCAGGCAGATCTACGATCCGTTCTTCACGACCCGACGCGGCCAGGGTGGCAGCGGCCTGGGCATGCACGTGGTCTACAACTCGGTCACGAATTCGTTGGGCGGGAGCATCTCCTGCGCCAGCAGCCCCGGCGAGGGCGCGACGTTCACCATAGAGTTCCCCCTGCGGAACGGGAGCGGCGATGACGCGGCTCGATGACGACATCCTCTTCGCTGACGAGGACCTGCTCTTCGCGTCGGAGGAGTCCGTCCGGGACGTGGCGCGGGAGGCTCCCAAGGCCCCCTGGAAGCTCCTGATCGCGGACGACGACGACGAGGTGCATACCCTGACGCGGCTGGTCCTTTCCGGCTTCATGTTCGAGGGGCGCGGGCTCGAGTTCCTGAGCGCCCACTCGGGCCGGGAGACCGTCGAGATGCTGCGCGAGCATACGGACACCGCGCTGGTCCTGCTGGACGTCGTGATGGAGAAGGACGACGCCGGGCTGCAGGCGGTCCGTACGATCCGGCGCGATCTGAACAATCGT
This window encodes:
- a CDS encoding OmpA family protein, with product MKPTLDRFVLLAVMLLLVSPSARADEDWGDYSLFTLSPYGGTTIWSDDIGLEDDLIYGARAAILFVPWLGVEGTYGFTKTMRVPDAAETKIHHTGMDLVLNLMPRAGINPYLTGGWAQLNTKGGWLGDGEAKLNGWEAGAGLKLRLGGDNVNRRDLRLEVRDVMSDLMTDFGNGGETTHNLVATAGLQFGFGRGSKDSDFDGVRDREDLCPGTPAGAIVDAAGCPNDSDGDGVLDGLDRCSDTPAGATIDGSGCPSDSDGDGVLDGLDRCPDTPAGATIDGSGCPSDSDGDGVLDGLDQCPDTPSHLQADASGCPIAITATETELLDTGMIRTSLVTFESGSDELKVQSFGELDKIGETLINWPELRVEIGGHTDAQGSEKLNQELSEKRARAVLDYMSARFPDIDSGQYTVFGYGESLPVADNATAEGRARNRRVEFKVLNAETIKRVIESQKLLER
- a CDS encoding sigma-70 family RNA polymerase sigma factor gives rise to the protein MTSDEKLVVAAQEAPEGDTRAFDALVVRHQERVLANCRYLSGSADDAHDLAQEVFVKAFFGLERFQGRSQFGSWVQRIKVNHCLNHLRKRKGKSFLELDDPTLCSAVELQSHASTERDVGHRDMRDRIRTVLDAMPDTLRVPLIMCDLDGFSYQEIADSLELGLSAVKMRIKRAREEFRRLYRE
- a CDS encoding mechanosensitive ion channel, whose amino-acid sequence is MDTGFSLKTAATDVLSNLASAIAEFVPRAFTGLVVVLLGILLAKLAEKAIRTAFDKFRLDELLGRVGLTDILGRLGLRRPPGQILARLVYWMLVLLFTQSAAQAVGLTVVAEAIAAFFSYTPNIIAAALVLLVGMMVSRFVGEAITRAAADSGVEFAPTLGRAASALIFFVVAVMAVSQLRIDTELVKSVVLVLLSGMAVALALTFGLGTRDVTRNIVAGYYVRKLFRVGETVNVAGESGTLTGVTSLQTLIERDGEIAAVPNKVFLEEVARR
- a CDS encoding PAS domain S-box protein codes for the protein MGKGTDLLTRDTHGAAGLPSDAAAWFASVRGMDPEDAARALRVHEDLDVSDLNMAQHEIVWVVDLETRRLRSLSASAESVYGRSYAELLAYPGLMWEAVHAEDRGELAEFFAVCAVERACVRYFRVTRPDGEIRHLSERAVLVRDEHGRPVRAKGMQIDVTDEQRLTDTLDLFRFSIDKAQDAVFIMDTDFRFLEVNEAACRSLGYDKRELVGMKVPEVDVDFPPAALAEVLSRLRGEGSVLIDGRHKRQDGLVFPVEIAANLFEISGREFVCVFARDISKRKAAEVERRERIARLQRQKEAFERLSGDNGVHDGDRRSALKIICETGARTLEVERTSVWLLDDAQETLRCENLYERTSGDHLDNIVLDARQFPAYFAAIRSAHLVDAHAARTDPRTSEFAEGYLEPLGITSMLDVSIRMSGRLVGVVCFEHVGPSRTWTSEEAAFAGTIAEHVAHLMERCERQRREAELGEERRRLKTLIASLPGMAFRIRKADDWPVEFISDGSTELTGWTPYDLLGNRNVRHIDVVHPDDQKMVWETMDDALRNHHAYEVEYRIITKQGEEKWVWEKGQGVYDASGELMAAEGFVTDISGRIRAEQAMRDSEFRHRELFNNMRSGVAVFETDDGVDFRCTDLNKAGERIDGLNKSDILAGDAREVFPGFEKCGLLDVIKCVWSSGEPERVEAFVNRDDWGESWREAYVYKLPSGEIILVYEDVTENMKRQADLRLKQFSINQSSDAVFWIARDGTFIDVNKTACSNYGYNREELLRLGVFDLTDEYTSESWERRCQEVRKIGFQRKEGWHRDKDGKRFPVDISINHLEFEGHEYYCALVRDITARKAAEEHINRLNQSLEKRVEERTTELRDSREKYRLLIESLREKYIFYSLAPDGTFAYISPSVTNVLGHEIADLQDYRSLFTANEALRREVEGTTRLSLQGLEQPPFEVEIRHRDGSLRMLDVMQVPVCDGHGNVLSVEGIAHDITESRRAQEMIRDQQDQLLESEKMAALGSLVAGVAHEINTPVGIGVTAASHLQEKIEHYRGLYESAKLRRSEFETFLRESGDSARMILSNLDKAAQLIQGFKGVAVDQTGEGRRLFDLKQYLDEVLLSLRPEFKRTGHTVTLSCDEGIMVDSYPGAVSHTITNLVMNSLIHGFQDREHGEIRIEAGSAGENVTIVYSDNGVGMTKEIRRQIYDPFFTTRRGQGGSGLGMHVVYNSVTNSLGGSISCASSPGEGATFTIEFPLRNGSGDDAAR